In Arthrobacter sp. CDRTa11, one DNA window encodes the following:
- a CDS encoding aldehyde dehydrogenase family protein, with product MTTTERLPAGEVELKLAARHAAAAGALPTRYVDDLFIAGEYRPAKSAERTELVDPATGDVWGAVPVADASDVDAAVAAAARALPEWSRRGPSERAELLLAMADAIERRAEPLSITSTLENGSPLSETALAAANAAGILRYFASLADWLAQPDFRGSPNDRTVVTSVHRDPIGVCALIAPWNFPINLVLIKLAPALLAGCTVVVKPAPSTPLSVRYIIDAATEAGIPAGVVNLVTGDATVGDRLVRHPLVDKVGFTGSTSVGRQVAAACGELLRPVTLELGGKSAAVVLPDVDLDVLGSALLRSCLRNTGQTCYNSSRIVATPERYDDVVELAAAAVSAAVVGDPFDSATVFGPVATAAQRDVVRGYVRSGIREGARVATGGDVAPVFERGSWVVPTVFADVDPGMRIAREEIFGPVLSILRAADVDEAVAIANATEYGLGGIVFGQDEDYAFQVARRVDTGNIGLNFFTSNPAAPLAGRHDSGIGVEYGVEGLSQYLTLQSVHRRLGIQEASM from the coding sequence ATGACGACGACGGAACGCCTGCCTGCGGGGGAGGTCGAGCTCAAGCTCGCCGCGCGGCACGCCGCGGCCGCAGGGGCGCTGCCGACGCGCTACGTCGACGATCTTTTCATCGCCGGCGAGTACCGTCCGGCGAAAAGCGCCGAGCGGACCGAGCTCGTCGACCCCGCGACCGGGGACGTATGGGGAGCGGTGCCGGTGGCCGATGCGTCGGACGTTGATGCCGCGGTGGCGGCTGCGGCCCGCGCGCTTCCCGAGTGGAGCCGCCGCGGGCCATCGGAACGCGCGGAACTTCTGCTCGCGATGGCCGACGCGATCGAGCGTCGCGCCGAACCGCTCAGCATCACGAGTACGCTCGAGAACGGCTCGCCGTTGTCAGAGACAGCCCTGGCTGCAGCGAATGCGGCCGGGATCCTCCGCTACTTCGCCTCACTCGCAGACTGGCTCGCGCAACCCGATTTCCGTGGCTCGCCGAATGACCGGACCGTCGTGACGTCCGTACACCGAGATCCGATCGGTGTGTGCGCGCTGATCGCACCCTGGAACTTCCCGATCAACCTGGTCCTCATCAAGCTCGCGCCGGCGCTCCTTGCAGGATGCACTGTCGTGGTGAAGCCGGCGCCCTCTACGCCGTTGTCGGTCCGGTACATCATCGATGCCGCGACAGAGGCGGGTATCCCCGCCGGCGTCGTCAACCTGGTGACCGGCGACGCCACGGTGGGCGACCGGCTCGTCCGGCACCCGCTGGTCGACAAGGTGGGGTTCACCGGCTCGACGTCGGTGGGGCGCCAGGTCGCGGCGGCGTGTGGGGAGCTGTTGCGCCCCGTCACGCTTGAGCTTGGCGGCAAGTCGGCCGCTGTCGTGCTGCCGGACGTAGACCTCGACGTTCTCGGGAGTGCGCTGCTGCGCAGCTGCCTGCGGAACACCGGCCAGACCTGCTACAACTCGAGCCGGATCGTCGCCACCCCGGAGCGCTATGACGATGTCGTCGAGCTCGCCGCGGCGGCGGTGTCCGCCGCGGTGGTCGGGGATCCTTTCGACTCGGCCACGGTGTTCGGCCCGGTTGCGACCGCCGCCCAGCGTGATGTCGTGCGGGGCTATGTCCGGTCAGGCATCCGAGAGGGTGCGCGTGTTGCGACCGGCGGCGACGTGGCGCCCGTCTTCGAGCGCGGCTCGTGGGTGGTTCCGACGGTGTTCGCGGACGTCGATCCCGGAATGCGCATCGCACGTGAGGAGATCTTCGGACCGGTGCTCTCCATCCTCCGCGCCGCGGACGTCGACGAGGCGGTGGCGATCGCCAATGCGACGGAATACGGCCTTGGCGGCATCGTCTTCGGCCAAGACGAGGACTACGCCTTCCAGGTCGCGCGCCGTGTCGATACGGGCAACATCGGGCTCAATTTCTTCACGTCGAATCCCGCCGCACCGCTCGCAGGCCGACACGATTCCGGGATCGGCGTGGAGTACGGCGTCGAGGGCCTCTCCCAGTACCTGACGTTACAGTCCGTGCACCGCAGGCTAGGGATCCAGGAGGCATCCATGTAA
- a CDS encoding ABC transporter permease, whose protein sequence is MKRRSWLVRSLPWITTLAIITLQEILARTGVLPNVIPPFTETVAAGWMMLPTDVFLTGLGQMLQQFAISLALGIGAGVVLGILIGVAPVLNQLFRYVLEFLRFTPSVVYIPILLLLMGARPPVAITLAAIGSTWPVLYQTYYGVVGVSPILKDTGRVFGLSRAQQIRSITIPSVSPFLATGIRIAAAHALIIVVAVQIIAAVPGTGRDIQNYAENGVFPRMYALILVVGIIGLIINGLLELLERRQLHWHASYREKQA, encoded by the coding sequence GTGAAGCGTCGTTCATGGCTCGTCCGGTCCCTTCCCTGGATCACGACCCTCGCCATCATCACCTTGCAGGAGATCCTCGCCCGCACGGGCGTGCTCCCCAACGTCATCCCCCCGTTCACGGAGACCGTCGCTGCAGGCTGGATGATGCTGCCGACCGACGTTTTCCTCACGGGCCTCGGGCAGATGCTCCAACAATTTGCGATCAGCCTTGCGCTTGGAATCGGCGCAGGCGTTGTGCTCGGCATTCTGATCGGCGTCGCGCCGGTGCTGAACCAGCTTTTTCGGTATGTGCTCGAGTTCCTTCGCTTCACCCCTAGCGTGGTGTACATCCCGATCCTCCTGCTCCTCATGGGAGCAAGGCCGCCGGTGGCGATCACCCTGGCGGCGATCGGGTCCACGTGGCCGGTTCTCTACCAGACCTATTACGGAGTCGTCGGCGTATCGCCGATCCTGAAGGACACCGGACGCGTGTTCGGCCTGAGCCGCGCGCAGCAGATACGGAGCATCACCATCCCCAGCGTGTCGCCGTTCCTCGCGACCGGGATCCGGATCGCCGCGGCCCATGCGCTCATCATCGTGGTCGCGGTCCAGATCATCGCCGCCGTCCCGGGCACGGGACGTGACATCCAGAACTACGCCGAGAACGGCGTCTTTCCCCGGATGTACGCCCTCATCCTGGTAGTCGGCATCATCGGACTCATTATCAACGGGCTGCTCGAGTTGCTCGAGCGCCGTCAGTTGCACTGGCATGCATCGTACCGGGAGAAGCAGGCATGA
- a CDS encoding thiamine pyrophosphate-binding protein codes for MTSTGITGNPKDAGGVTAARNTAGVIAATAVRLGATHLFEVMGGSNMRVVHAFEDAGAVLHHFRHENGAVGGADGYARATGQVGWTSVVHGPGFTNALTALRTAVKARSSLVLIMGDVMGTPARNAPFEVGNQGLAPDALLGEIGVAVVRASAATAAQDTVSAYQAALHGCAPIALIIPHGIESLPSGSDIEPAIARLSGPSGKVQPTPEDIAAAERAIRGAKQIVLLAGRGGSAPETAKLLKRLAKLTGAYLATSVKGIGIFEESPANLGIFGGFTSPEGARIIREADCILAVGASLNYIQTRRSTLLFGSQVIQVDEDPLAFGKYDRADVPVLGDAAIVSRELIARFEAEPMVPRRPLPTAPAQMGSSFTDVSAPEQIDPRALATELDRLLPAERAAVIDGGHFTVWPIAFMHHPSPDSLMWTCDFGAMGCGLGPAIGACIGRPDRLTALYIGDCGLFMSLGDLEVAARERIPILVVCFNDGAAGSEIVLSEIAGLPADEAIFGVSDLAKIAASLGTEAAVISTVADLEPALAGWDRSGPLFLDCRITRDVRSPLYAQYI; via the coding sequence ATGACGTCGACGGGGATCACCGGAAATCCGAAGGACGCCGGCGGCGTGACAGCGGCCCGCAATACGGCCGGTGTTATCGCAGCGACGGCGGTTCGACTGGGCGCCACGCACCTGTTCGAGGTGATGGGCGGGTCGAATATGCGCGTCGTGCACGCCTTCGAGGACGCCGGCGCCGTCCTCCACCACTTCCGGCACGAGAATGGCGCGGTCGGCGGTGCCGACGGCTACGCACGCGCAACCGGCCAGGTCGGCTGGACGAGCGTGGTGCACGGGCCGGGATTCACGAACGCGCTGACCGCGCTGCGGACCGCCGTCAAGGCGCGCAGCTCCCTCGTGCTCATCATGGGCGACGTGATGGGCACGCCGGCCCGTAATGCTCCTTTCGAGGTCGGAAATCAGGGACTCGCCCCCGATGCGCTGCTCGGCGAGATCGGCGTCGCAGTGGTCCGCGCGAGCGCCGCGACAGCCGCCCAGGACACCGTGTCTGCGTACCAGGCCGCCCTGCACGGGTGCGCCCCGATTGCGCTCATCATCCCGCACGGCATCGAGTCGCTGCCGAGTGGGTCGGACATCGAACCGGCCATCGCCAGGCTGTCAGGTCCTTCTGGTAAGGTGCAACCCACCCCGGAGGACATTGCCGCGGCGGAGCGCGCCATCCGCGGGGCTAAGCAGATCGTGCTTCTCGCGGGTCGGGGCGGGAGCGCCCCGGAGACGGCGAAGCTCCTCAAGCGCCTCGCGAAGCTGACGGGGGCCTACCTCGCCACCTCGGTCAAGGGCATCGGCATCTTCGAGGAGTCCCCGGCGAACCTCGGCATCTTCGGCGGCTTCACCTCCCCCGAAGGCGCGCGGATCATCCGCGAGGCGGACTGCATCCTCGCCGTCGGTGCCAGCCTGAACTACATCCAGACCCGCCGCTCCACTCTCCTCTTCGGTTCCCAGGTGATCCAGGTCGATGAGGACCCCCTCGCCTTCGGCAAGTACGACCGTGCGGACGTCCCGGTCCTCGGTGACGCCGCGATCGTCTCCCGGGAACTCATCGCCCGCTTCGAGGCGGAGCCGATGGTGCCGAGGCGTCCTTTGCCCACCGCACCGGCACAGATGGGGTCCAGCTTCACCGATGTCTCCGCCCCGGAACAGATAGACCCCCGTGCGCTCGCGACCGAGCTCGACCGCCTCCTGCCTGCCGAGCGGGCGGCTGTCATTGACGGCGGCCACTTCACGGTGTGGCCGATCGCCTTCATGCATCATCCGAGCCCTGACTCGCTGATGTGGACCTGCGACTTCGGCGCGATGGGCTGCGGCCTCGGGCCAGCCATCGGCGCGTGCATCGGACGCCCTGATCGGCTGACCGCACTCTACATCGGCGACTGCGGTCTGTTCATGTCGCTGGGCGACCTTGAGGTCGCGGCCAGGGAACGGATCCCGATCCTCGTCGTCTGCTTCAACGACGGTGCCGCCGGGTCCGAGATCGTGCTCTCTGAGATCGCTGGCCTTCCCGCCGACGAGGCGATCTTCGGCGTCTCGGACCTCGCGAAAATCGCGGCGAGCCTCGGCACCGAAGCCGCAGTCATCTCAACGGTGGCTGACCTCGAACCGGCGCTCGCTGGCTGGGACCGCAGCGGCCCGCTCTTCCTCGACTGCCGGATCACGCGTGATGTCCGCTCGCCGCTCTACGCGCAGTACATCTGA
- a CDS encoding ABC transporter permease, whose protein sequence is MTTTTATTESTTTEATRRRGSPRFSGTIVSLILPVVILITWWFVSANSTSPFFPPLQLILQTFVEAWLSARVMSDIVPSLTRLVVGFLIAVVVGVSLGALLGRLRIAAYALNPVLQFFRSLPATSLIPVAVVLFGIGDTPKIVLIAFVSSFPILLNTIDGVRNIDPVIEDVSRSFRLTKMQRLRWVQLHAASPQVISGMRIALSLAFVVMVSSEMLGATNGMGYVTLLAQQGFQITLMWSGLILLGLIGLLVNGIFILVERKLLHWYTQNQED, encoded by the coding sequence ATGACGACCACCACAGCGACCACCGAATCGACCACCACCGAAGCCACTCGACGGCGTGGGTCCCCGCGCTTCAGCGGTACGATCGTCTCGCTCATCCTTCCCGTGGTGATCCTCATCACCTGGTGGTTCGTGTCGGCGAACAGCACCTCGCCGTTCTTCCCACCCCTCCAGCTGATCCTCCAGACCTTCGTCGAGGCCTGGCTGTCGGCGCGGGTTATGTCCGATATTGTGCCGAGCCTCACGCGGCTGGTGGTCGGATTCCTGATCGCCGTCGTCGTCGGCGTCTCGCTCGGTGCGCTCCTCGGGCGGCTGCGGATCGCGGCCTACGCGCTGAACCCGGTCCTGCAGTTCTTCCGATCGCTCCCGGCGACGTCACTCATCCCCGTCGCGGTGGTGCTGTTCGGCATCGGCGACACCCCGAAGATCGTGCTGATCGCCTTTGTGAGCTCCTTCCCGATCCTGCTGAACACGATCGACGGAGTCCGGAATATCGACCCGGTGATCGAAGACGTCAGCAGGTCCTTCCGACTGACCAAGATGCAGCGCTTGCGCTGGGTCCAACTCCACGCCGCCTCGCCTCAGGTGATCTCCGGAATGCGTATCGCGTTGAGCCTCGCCTTCGTCGTCATGGTTTCGTCGGAGATGCTTGGCGCGACGAACGGCATGGGCTATGTGACCCTGCTCGCGCAGCAGGGCTTCCAGATTACGCTCATGTGGTCCGGACTTATCCTGCTCGGACTGATCGGGCTGCTCGTCAACGGAATCTTCATTCTGGTGGAGCGCAAGCTGCTCCACTGGTATACCCAAAATCAGGAGGACTGA
- a CDS encoding aminomethyl transferase family protein: MSASPTVHSLQDLIDSKPDLVDYLYNDSPGAHSRGRADLTPVRQEFTNWRDEQRSWRETAVLFDQSHHMPELVVKGADAKRLLNHVGVNSLANLQPGRAKQFLGVNERGQMIGDCILYALEDETYELVSSMPLLNWLEYQILTGDWDVTYERDNNTSDNPTGSRKLFRYQLDGPNAGAIFDEVIEGGVPDVGPFRTARVRIAGVDVLVLRHSMSGHRGYEVSGPYEQGESVVLKAILDAGARHGLLQAGAKTYFSASFEGGWMAYPLPAVYTGEELRAYREWLPADSWEGKFQLAGSFRPESVEDYYVTPYDMGYGKLVSFDHDFIGRAALEEIAQHKTRTKVTLIWNRDDILKVVGSLFDEDELPYKYIELPVADYGNLTHRDEVYNLDGEMIGVATKVGYTINVRKLISVAMIDLDRVAVGDEVEIVWGEANGGSRKPRVERHRQVRVRATVEPAPNPASVKLPKATG, encoded by the coding sequence ATGAGCGCTTCGCCCACAGTTCACTCCCTGCAGGACCTAATCGACTCGAAGCCGGATCTGGTCGACTACCTGTATAACGACTCGCCCGGTGCACACTCCCGCGGCCGCGCCGACCTCACGCCGGTACGGCAGGAGTTCACGAACTGGCGGGATGAGCAGCGTTCCTGGCGCGAGACGGCAGTCCTGTTCGACCAGTCGCACCACATGCCAGAGCTCGTCGTCAAGGGCGCGGACGCCAAGCGGCTGCTCAATCATGTTGGTGTGAACAGCCTCGCGAACCTCCAGCCGGGGCGTGCGAAACAGTTCCTCGGGGTCAATGAGCGGGGACAGATGATCGGCGACTGCATCCTCTACGCCCTCGAGGATGAGACCTACGAGCTCGTCAGCAGTATGCCGCTCCTGAACTGGCTCGAGTACCAGATCCTGACCGGCGATTGGGACGTGACCTACGAGCGTGACAACAACACCTCGGACAATCCCACCGGAAGCCGCAAGCTCTTCCGCTACCAGCTCGACGGCCCGAACGCCGGTGCGATCTTCGACGAGGTCATCGAAGGCGGTGTGCCCGACGTCGGTCCGTTCCGCACCGCCAGGGTGCGAATCGCCGGCGTCGACGTCCTCGTGCTGCGGCACAGCATGTCTGGTCACCGGGGCTATGAGGTCTCCGGCCCGTACGAGCAGGGTGAAAGCGTCGTCCTAAAGGCGATCCTCGATGCGGGCGCCCGGCACGGGCTTCTCCAGGCCGGAGCGAAGACGTACTTCAGTGCGAGCTTCGAGGGCGGCTGGATGGCCTACCCGCTGCCTGCGGTCTACACCGGCGAGGAGCTCCGGGCGTATCGCGAATGGCTGCCCGCCGATTCGTGGGAGGGGAAGTTCCAGCTCGCCGGCAGCTTCCGCCCCGAAAGCGTGGAGGACTACTACGTCACGCCGTATGACATGGGCTATGGGAAGCTCGTGAGCTTCGATCACGACTTCATCGGCCGCGCGGCCCTTGAGGAGATCGCGCAGCACAAGACCAGGACCAAGGTGACGCTCATCTGGAACAGGGACGACATCCTTAAGGTCGTGGGCTCGCTCTTCGACGAGGATGAGCTGCCCTACAAGTACATCGAGCTGCCGGTCGCCGACTACGGCAACCTCACGCACCGCGACGAGGTCTACAACCTCGATGGCGAGATGATCGGCGTCGCGACGAAGGTCGGCTACACGATCAACGTTCGGAAGCTCATCTCGGTCGCCATGATCGACCTCGACCGTGTCGCGGTCGGCGACGAGGTCGAGATCGTCTGGGGTGAGGCGAATGGCGGCTCCCGCAAGCCGCGGGTCGAGCGCCACCGTCAGGTACGGGTCCGCGCAACGGTCGAGCCCGCACCGAACCCGGCGTCGGTGAAGCTACCGAAGGCCACAGGCTGA
- a CDS encoding ABC transporter substrate-binding protein yields the protein MFIQRRLKSISIVALALTATLTTVAGCSPGPGSTNGTDGSGETVDIVAGVAASMSSLNLRLGMEQGFFAEEGLNVTTVPSGTGAGGVTGLINGEIQVALGGLSGTITAASQNIPVVFVSGGIADAESPEGPWYATLVSPDSGIKSFKDLEGKTVAINSLNCCWDFWTRESVIADGGDDSKLKLVQLPFAQQATALASGQVDAITTQQPFAKQAELEGFVSIGDPAAIAYGDPENGNTNYFMAKSFVDDNPGVVERWRAALQKSTDYAKANPDKVREAAISMVSLNPDLVKAAPVPNFVVELDRNAIEKETGWLLKYGVIQNAPSVDSLIVP from the coding sequence ATGTTCATTCAAAGGCGATTGAAGAGCATCTCGATAGTCGCGCTTGCACTCACGGCGACCCTCACCACGGTTGCCGGCTGCAGTCCCGGACCCGGCTCGACGAACGGGACGGATGGTTCCGGAGAGACGGTGGACATCGTCGCCGGCGTCGCGGCGAGCATGAGCTCCCTGAACCTGCGCCTGGGAATGGAGCAGGGCTTCTTCGCAGAGGAGGGGCTGAATGTCACCACCGTGCCGTCCGGCACCGGCGCCGGCGGTGTCACAGGGCTCATCAACGGTGAGATCCAGGTCGCGCTCGGCGGGCTCTCGGGGACCATCACCGCAGCCTCGCAGAACATCCCGGTCGTCTTCGTCTCTGGTGGCATAGCCGACGCCGAGAGCCCGGAAGGCCCCTGGTACGCCACGCTCGTATCGCCGGACAGCGGCATCAAGAGCTTCAAAGACCTCGAGGGGAAGACAGTCGCGATCAACTCGCTGAACTGTTGCTGGGACTTCTGGACCCGTGAATCGGTCATCGCCGACGGCGGTGACGACAGCAAGCTGAAGCTGGTTCAACTGCCGTTCGCCCAGCAGGCCACAGCGCTGGCCAGCGGCCAAGTCGACGCGATCACGACGCAGCAGCCCTTCGCCAAGCAGGCGGAGCTTGAGGGCTTCGTCAGCATCGGCGACCCGGCGGCGATCGCGTACGGCGACCCCGAGAACGGCAACACCAACTACTTCATGGCGAAGTCGTTCGTGGACGACAACCCAGGTGTCGTTGAGCGGTGGCGTGCGGCACTGCAGAAGTCGACTGACTACGCGAAGGCCAACCCCGATAAGGTGCGGGAGGCCGCGATCTCGATGGTGTCGCTCAATCCTGATCTCGTCAAAGCTGCCCCGGTGCCAAACTTCGTGGTGGAGCTCGACCGCAACGCGATCGAGAAGGAAACCGGCTGGCTGCTCAAGTACGGAGTGATCCAGAACGCGCCGTCGGTCGACAGCCTGATCGTTCCCTGA